Genomic DNA from Oncorhynchus mykiss isolate Arlee chromosome 2, USDA_OmykA_1.1, whole genome shotgun sequence:
CCCTCTAAAATGAAATAAACTTTTACTCCTGTGTAGAATATGAACTATAAACAGTCTTCACCAAATCGTTTTTTAGAAGAGAATCTGTCATTACACTACTATGTTTACCTCTCAAAACAATAAGCTCAtaagatttttaaaaaagtgCAAAATGCATGAATACATAATGTCCAGCAAAGCAGCCTGTGTGAACTAAACAGTACAGTAGCTATGTCTAGTGTAAAAGTCATGGATTTTCAATGGTGAAATGGACTGGGTCGAAACAAATATAATAGTTTGCATTGCAATGCTTTGGTTGTGATTGCTCTCATAATGCTCCCCCTCTTCCATTCATCTATTACCCCCCGCTCTGTCTGCATTCATCACAAAACAAGCCATTGTCTCCTCTCACACGCCGTCTCAGTCTCTTTGATGGGTAGTTGATAACAGTCTGATTGGGCTGGGCTGACTGCATATATAGAGGAGaccactggtacagagagacattACCTCTCCTACAGAAACAAGCAACCGCAGCACCCACCTTCTCGTTTGGATTCTCAGTCAGGACTTTGTTTCTCTTCACTATGGATCTCCTCACCGTAACCCTGGCTCTCTTGGTTCACCTGACCCCAGCCTGGGGCTTCGACATGGGCCAGTCGACCCGCTGTGTCCCCATCCCCCACCAGATGAGTGTGTGCCAGGACGTGGGCTACTCGGAGATGAGGCTGCCAAACTTCCTGGGCCACAGCAGCCTGGAGGGCGAAGTGGTTCCCCGCTCGGAGGACTGGAGACCCCTGCTGCAGACTGGCTGCCATCCCCATGCCCAAGCCTTCCTCTGCTCCCTCATCGCCCCTATCTGCCTCGACACGTACGTCTATAGCTTCTGTTAGCCTTTTACCTATTCACGTCCTCTTTGTATGtccttgctctgtctgtctgtctgtgtctgtctgtctgtctgtctgtctgtctatctgtctgtctgtctgtctgtctgtctgtctgtctgtctgtctgtctgtctgtctccatactatgcctctctcatccctctctgtcAATCTAGCTGTTCTTTCTCCTGTGTTTGAGTCAGTCTGCCTAGTTCCTTCCCACTTTCTCTTGCTAACTCCTTAAGAGGAATCTATCCACTACCCAATTTTCACCCTCAAACTATTCACAccagtgtgtgtctacagtgtaaCATTCCTTCAATTTCCAGAGAGTGCCCACTGCGTTCTTAAACGTAACCCTGTGTCTCTCCCATCACCAGGTTTATCCAGCCGTGCCGTAGCCTGTGCGTGGCCGTCAGGGACAGCTGTGCCCCAGTACTGGCCTGTCAGGGCCACGTCTGGCCAGAGGCGCTGGACTGTGACCGTTTCCCTGCCCAGGAGGACATGTGTCTGACCCCCCACCCCAAACATAGCAACAGCCACCTCGCCAAAGCATTGCCTCAGCCTGCATGCCAAGCCTGTCCTTCCGTGGAGGAGCACCCTACACTGAAGACAGTTCTGGACGCTCTGTGCCAGGATGACTTTGGTAAGCGTGTGCAATAATGTACTTATGCCTGTGCATGTTTCTATTGATTAGTGTGTTATGGAAATGTATTAATGTTATTTTGTGTGTACATTTGTGTGCGTTTGTACCATACATATGTGTGTAATTCTGTCCAAGCTAGCGtactcaccctctctcccctctctcttcccccagctGTAACAGCCAAGCTGTCTCGCCGGCGCCGGCCGTCAGGGGAGCCAGAGTTTGAGGTGGAGGGCCGGGTAGAGTTTATCCGCCAGGGCCCCCTGCTTCCCTACGACACCCAGTACCTCCTCCAGCAGTGGCTGCTCATTAACCTACGGTGTGCCAACGCCCTAGTCCGGCCCGGCCGCGCCCAGCTCTACCTGCTGACTGGGGCGGTGCAGCCAGAAGGCACCCTGGCCCTCACCCGCCTCTTCCCATGGCACAAGAAGGACCACAGCATCGCAGTTGCCACGCGCAAGTGGAAGCACCACAAGTGTTGAGTGCCTGGACGATGTATCGGAATGGAAAAACCTGAGCTCTGATGAATCTGTGTTGCATAGAACGGCATCCTAACTCACACAAGCCAGGACTCGGCATAATATCAGTTTTCTTGGAAATAATTGGTATAAGGCCTAAGTATAGGACGTTTTCTGATGTTAATGACTTGATGCAGGAGGGCAGAGGAACGTGGAGTTGGAGCTGGACTCTCTCACTGACATGACcctctgctgccctctgctgctCCTTCACAGTATCTCAGCTCCGTCTGAATGCACACAGCAACATAATGCACTCTAAAACTGTACATAGGAAGAGCTAAATGCAAATGATTTCTAAAGAGTATTCTTTTCTATTTCGTTAATGCCGTATTTATGTGTCATGTATGTTCGATTTGTCTGTTAAGTCAGTGAAAAGGATattataataaaatatttaccGAGCATATTTCAACTGAAGTAGTATTGGTTTTTCCACTGTCTATGATTGATACGTTTGATTTAAAATAGCCGAATAGCTGGACCCTTATGGCTAAGGTGAGTGcagaatgtttgttttttttgcgttgtttttACATGTGCACAATTTCCTTATAGTGTAAGATGTCCAAGTGTAAGATGTATTATGTACAATAAACAAGTATTACCTGAATACACTCTCAAGTTAACACATtcagtcaatcaaatgtatttatagagTCCTTTTTACAACaccagttgtcacaaagtgcttatacagaaacccagcctaaaaccccaaacagcaaccaatgcagatgtagaagcatggtggctaggaaaaactccctagaaaggcaggaacctaggaagaaacctagagaggaaccaggctctaagggttggccagtcctcttctggctgtgccgagtggagatttTAAGAGttgccattaaggccagatcgttcttcaagatattcaaatgttcatagaagaccagcagggtcaaataataatcacacttGTTAAGGGCGCATAAGGTCAGCACCTCGGGAGTTAATGTCAGTTGACAGAAGGAGCtttatggctggtggcattgtcatgctggagggtcatgtcaggatgagcctgcaggaagggtaccacatgagggaggagaatgtcttccctgtaacgtacagtttgagattgcctgcaatgacaacaagctcagtccgatgatgctgtgatacaccggcccagaccatgacggaccctccacctccaaatcgttacaccgagtacaggcctcggtgtaacgctcattccttcgacaatagacgcaaatccgaccatcacccctggtgagacaaaaccgcaacttgtcagtgaagagcactttttgccagtcccgtctgttccagcgacagtgggtttgtgcccataggcgacgctgTTGCCAGTGACaggccttacaacaggcctacaagccctcagtccagcctctcttagcCTATTTCAGACAGTCTCAGCACTGATAaggggattgtgtgttcctggtgtaactcgggtagttgttgttgccatcctatacttgtcccgcaggtgtgatgttcggatgtaccgatcctgtgcaggtgttgttacacgtggtctgccactgtgaggatgatcagctgtccatcctgtctccctgtagcgctgtcttaggcgtctcacagtacaaacagtgcaatttattgccctggccacatctgcagtcctcatgcctccttgcagcatgcctaaggcacggtcacgcagatgagcagggaccttgggcatctttctttttgtgtttttcagagtcagtagaaaggcctctttagtgtcctaagttttcataaccgtgaccttaattgcctaccgtctgtaagctgttagtgtcttaacgaccgttccacaggtgcatgttcattaattgtttatggctcattgaacaagcatgggaaaccgtgtgtttaaaccctttacaatgaagacctgtgaagttatttggattttttccGAATTGTCTTTGAAATACAGgctcctgaaaaagggatgtttctttttttgctgagtttatgtgtccagttttctgtgggTTAGGAGAACATTCCTTCAACGTCCCACCAAACATATACAGAGAATGGTTGCCATGTTCCCAGAACATAACAAtgaatgttctagacacgtttcataGGAACATTGAAAGAACACATTAAGGTACTGTTGCTGAGCCAATCAAAGACCTGATTGATGAACCACTGATCCAGTCCTAGTTGGTTAAGGTTAAGGATTACACATGCAGGGTTATTTAACATGAAGTGTTTTAAATTGACATACATGATTATATTGGGTGTGTTCATTTACACTTGAATTAGTACTCAGCATGTCTTCACTTGGGATTTAAACTCACAACTGATTCATTCACAGTACTCTGATCTTCCTGCTACGCCACCATGGCTGTGTCAGCTAGCTGTTATTCTGACTCTTCTCTCATTATTGATTTGATTGACTTATTTCATTTCTTTATAGTTGTCTTATGTTGATGGGGGGCATATTAACCTGTTTTAATGATACTCATGAATCACTATGATCAATAAAAGTTTCTCTTAAGTATACTTTTAACAGAGCTTAGATTTACACTTCATAGAAGGGCCTGAAGCATCACAGCTTTGGGGGGAAAACACTGGGAAGAGAGGACGCACAATCAGGGGTGGACCAGACCAGACAGGAAACTGTGGAtcgggagagagaagagaagaataaATAGTTGACTAAATACAACACATTTTGGAAATGGGATTGAGAGAAAAAAGCCAAGATCACCATTCTCTTCAAAGTGCTTGTTCTGGTCCAGTGCTAAGTGGCATCGCCTCATGGACAACCTGTCAACGCAAACATCATCATACATAATCAATATACTGTCAACACAAACGTCATCATACATAATCGATATACTGTCAACACAATCATCATCATACATAATCAATATATAGTCAACACAAACGTCATCATACATAATCAATATACTGTCAACACAATCACCATACATAATCAATATACTGTCAACACAATCATCATACATAATCAATATACTGTCAACACAAACGTCATCATACATAATCAATATACTGTCAACACAAACATCATCATACATAATCAATATACTGTCAACACAAACATCATACATAATCAATATACTGTCAACACAAACGTCATCATACATAATCAATATACTGTCAACACAAACATCATACATAATCAATATACTGTCAACACAAACATCATACATAATCCATATACTGTCAACACAATCATCATACATAATCAATATATAGTCAACACAAACGTCATCATACATAATCAATATACTGTCAACACAAACGTCATCATA
This window encodes:
- the LOC110533812 gene encoding secreted frizzled-related protein 5-like; amino-acid sequence: MDLLTVTLALLVHLTPAWGFDMGQSTRCVPIPHQMSVCQDVGYSEMRLPNFLGHSSLEGEVVPRSEDWRPLLQTGCHPHAQAFLCSLIAPICLDTFIQPCRSLCVAVRDSCAPVLACQGHVWPEALDCDRFPAQEDMCLTPHPKHSNSHLAKALPQPACQACPSVEEHPTLKTVLDALCQDDFAVTAKLSRRRRPSGEPEFEVEGRVEFIRQGPLLPYDTQYLLQQWLLINLRCANALVRPGRAQLYLLTGAVQPEGTLALTRLFPWHKKDHSIAVATRKWKHHKC